A window of Chitinophagales bacterium contains these coding sequences:
- a CDS encoding UDP-N-acetylmuramate--alanine ligase, protein MITSIHDFQRVFFIGVAGTGMSAVAQYLAGIGKEVRGSDRYFTPGTPNETRDKLEAEGIRCFLQDGSGLDESIELVVVSTAIEDTVGEVKKSREFKIPIIRRSELLAIIAASKRTIAIGGTSGKSTTSAMVFDLLEKGGYAPSIISGAGLVSIIKEGKIGNAKVGQGEWLVIEADESDGSIVQYKPEIGLLLNVDKDHKDINVLMDIFTVFKNNSQFFIVNQSHYLAKQLSRDKLVNFSTDGEKAGTMAGEYHQTGQNIQFTVDDVPFSMQVIGRHNMENAVAGIAVCKMVGMDTSDCVEPLSKYEGIYRRHQIIGEKNGVILIDDYAHNPVKCARSIEACQPLAPKVIAWFQPHGYGPTKFLQEDFEREIADVLRDNDEIWMSEIFYAGGTAVKDISANDLIQGITKAGKKAYFVEDRKDLVDSLRPHIQPGTVLLLMGARDPSLETFAKTVWEQL, encoded by the coding sequence ATGATCACTTCCATACACGATTTTCAACGTGTTTTCTTTATCGGCGTGGCAGGAACAGGCATGAGTGCTGTGGCCCAATATCTGGCGGGCATTGGAAAAGAGGTCCGCGGTTCTGACCGGTATTTTACCCCGGGTACTCCCAACGAAACCAGAGATAAACTGGAGGCTGAAGGCATCCGCTGTTTTTTACAGGATGGCTCCGGTCTGGATGAATCGATTGAATTGGTAGTGGTATCCACTGCCATCGAGGATACGGTTGGGGAAGTAAAAAAGTCCCGGGAATTTAAGATTCCTATAATCCGCCGTAGTGAATTGCTGGCGATCATCGCTGCCAGCAAGAGGACCATTGCCATTGGGGGTACATCCGGAAAGAGTACAACCAGCGCCATGGTATTTGATCTATTGGAAAAAGGAGGGTACGCACCCAGCATCATCAGCGGGGCCGGGTTGGTAAGTATCATTAAAGAGGGAAAGATCGGTAATGCCAAGGTAGGGCAGGGGGAGTGGCTGGTGATCGAAGCAGATGAAAGCGATGGTTCCATTGTACAATACAAACCCGAAATCGGATTGCTATTGAATGTAGACAAGGACCATAAAGACATAAATGTCCTGATGGATATTTTCACCGTATTTAAAAACAATAGTCAGTTCTTTATTGTCAACCAGAGCCATTACCTCGCAAAGCAACTTTCCCGTGATAAGCTGGTGAATTTTTCCACAGATGGCGAAAAGGCTGGTACTATGGCGGGGGAATATCACCAGACTGGTCAGAACATTCAGTTCACCGTGGATGATGTACCCTTTTCCATGCAGGTCATCGGCAGGCACAATATGGAAAATGCCGTGGCGGGCATAGCTGTTTGCAAAATGGTAGGAATGGACACATCCGATTGTGTGGAACCTTTATCTAAATACGAAGGGATCTACCGCCGTCACCAGATCATAGGGGAAAAGAACGGAGTCATTCTCATTGATGATTATGCGCATAACCCGGTAAAATGCGCGCGTTCCATCGAGGCTTGCCAACCACTCGCTCCAAAGGTCATTGCCTGGTTTCAGCCTCATGGTTATGGGCCTACCAAATTTCTGCAGGAGGATTTTGAACGTGAGATCGCCGATGTTCTCCGTGATAATGATGAGATCTGGATGAGTGAGATCTTTTACGCCGGCGGGACCGCTGTAAAAGATATTTCAGCCAATGATTTGATACAGGGGATCACCAAGGCAGGGAAGAAAGCCTATTTTGTAGAAGACCGGAAGGATCTGGTTGATTCCCTGCGCCCGCATATACAACCCGGAACCGTATTGCTGCTGATGGGCGCCCGCGATCCTTCACTTGAAACCTTTGCGAAAACAGTTTGGGAACAACTATAA
- a CDS encoding DUF3459 domain-containing protein: MRTFIRFSLPVFIALFVFSSCNTTEPKKEANGYTLDSTRVDGHPAWIMQGNIYEVNIRQYTPEGTFNAFSTHLERLKEMGVQTLWFMPIHPISKVDRKGVMGSYYAVADYTGINPEYGTLQDWKNLVNKAHDLGFKVIIDWVPNHSGADHPWLTTHPDFYVRDSATGKAISPFDWTDTRKLDYNNPVMADSMIQCMKYWLTETHIDGFRCDVAGEVPDEFWKKCIAALRATQPGIFMLAEADKPSLHTDGFDATYPWAYFATMKQVANGQRTALAIDSLVNETDFTFPANAIRMFFTSNHDENSWNKADHATMPGPVHAPFAVLTQTMKGSVPLIYSGQEEPVADSISFFYKDTISFGKLERAKFYKTLLDLRKNNPALAANSAFRRTSVGDDKSLYAYVREGGGKKILVILNLTNKAQTVKVADYSLYSNPLNLFMGTPETLSGKPFGIEPWGYIVYVY; encoded by the coding sequence ATGCGAACCTTCATACGATTTTCCTTGCCTGTTTTCATTGCGTTATTTGTTTTTAGCTCTTGCAATACAACGGAACCTAAAAAAGAGGCCAATGGCTATACCCTTGACTCTACCCGGGTGGATGGTCATCCGGCCTGGATCATGCAGGGAAATATTTACGAGGTTAATATCCGGCAATACACACCGGAGGGAACCTTTAATGCTTTTTCAACTCACCTGGAAAGATTAAAGGAAATGGGGGTGCAAACGCTTTGGTTTATGCCTATTCACCCCATCAGCAAAGTTGACCGCAAAGGCGTAATGGGAAGCTATTATGCGGTGGCGGATTATACAGGGATCAATCCTGAGTACGGCACATTGCAGGATTGGAAAAACCTGGTCAACAAAGCACATGACCTAGGGTTCAAGGTCATCATTGACTGGGTGCCCAATCATTCCGGTGCCGATCATCCCTGGCTCACTACTCACCCCGATTTTTATGTACGCGATAGCGCTACCGGTAAAGCCATTTCACCCTTTGACTGGACGGATACACGGAAACTGGATTATAACAACCCGGTGATGGCCGACTCCATGATCCAATGTATGAAGTATTGGTTGACGGAAACGCATATTGACGGTTTCCGTTGTGATGTGGCAGGTGAAGTACCGGATGAATTCTGGAAAAAATGTATCGCTGCCTTGCGCGCAACCCAACCAGGGATATTTATGCTGGCCGAAGCAGATAAACCTTCCTTACATACAGACGGGTTTGACGCCACCTATCCCTGGGCTTATTTTGCTACTATGAAACAGGTGGCAAATGGCCAAAGAACTGCCCTTGCCATTGACAGCCTCGTAAACGAAACCGATTTTACCTTCCCGGCCAATGCAATCCGGATGTTCTTTACCAGCAATCACGACGAGAACAGTTGGAACAAGGCAGATCATGCTACCATGCCCGGGCCGGTTCACGCACCTTTTGCCGTACTCACCCAAACCATGAAAGGAAGTGTTCCATTGATCTACAGTGGCCAGGAAGAACCCGTGGCCGATTCGATCAGCTTTTTCTATAAAGACACCATTTCCTTTGGCAAACTGGAAAGGGCAAAATTCTATAAGACCCTTTTGGACCTGCGTAAGAACAATCCTGCCCTGGCAGCCAATTCCGCTTTCCGACGTACCTCAGTGGGTGATGATAAATCTCTGTATGCCTATGTACGCGAAGGCGGCGGCAAGAAAATTCTTGTGATTCTGAACCTGACCAACAAAGCCCAGACGGTGAAAGTGGCTGATTATTCATTGTACAGTAACCCGCTAAACCTGTTCATGGGAACGCCCGAAACCCTTTCCGGGAAACCCTTTGGCATTGAACCCTGGGGATATATAGTATATGTGTATTAA
- a CDS encoding OmpA family protein: MKKAILFFSLLLCHAILWAQPVVDTAGKLVEQKTNVITTNTILKVENLGPDINTGQPELRPTISADGDLLFFICENDPLNTHYRTIRNSQDIWFAERDSTGRWGEARHLGYPFNTAYYNAVYWISPDKNKVLLRGAFVEGDYYGNGLSFSHRMKNGKWSKPNMLFIKNYEKYDKGAQSGATLSNDGKTLLMYMAAGKNRYNNDLYFSKLLPDGTWTEPKTLGKHLSTDQYNELTPYLAADGETLYFSSDRPGGLGDNDIWMTRRLDKSWQKWSDPVNLGAPINTPGWDAFFTLDAGGEYAYLTSSDASYGESDIVRVKLLEIERPKPVLLVSGNVFNKKTGEPVSASLLYEILPDGTEAGNGLSNPDDGAFQIVLPYDKNYLIRATADHFFAQSENLNLDSLVKAGYREIHKDLYLVPIEVGQVVRLNNVFFDFDKWDLRPESFLELDRVVQLLKDNPAIEIEMSAHTDSKGSDEYNFKLSDNRARSVMEYILSKGIDSKRITSHGYGESQPVATNETDDGRQLNRRVEFKITRN; this comes from the coding sequence GTGAAAAAAGCCATCCTCTTTTTTTCGCTACTGTTATGCCATGCCATTCTTTGGGCACAACCAGTGGTTGATACAGCCGGAAAACTGGTAGAACAGAAGACCAATGTCATTACCACCAATACCATTTTAAAAGTTGAGAACCTGGGGCCGGATATCAATACCGGACAGCCAGAATTACGCCCCACCATTTCTGCAGATGGCGACCTGTTATTTTTTATTTGTGAAAATGATCCGTTGAATACGCATTACCGCACGATACGTAATTCACAGGACATATGGTTTGCAGAACGGGATAGCACCGGAAGATGGGGTGAGGCCCGGCATTTGGGGTATCCTTTTAATACGGCTTATTACAATGCGGTTTACTGGATATCGCCGGATAAAAATAAAGTATTGCTGCGTGGTGCATTTGTGGAAGGCGATTACTACGGCAACGGATTAAGTTTTAGCCATCGGATGAAAAATGGGAAATGGAGCAAACCCAATATGCTTTTCATCAAAAATTACGAGAAGTATGATAAGGGGGCTCAATCCGGTGCTACCCTCTCCAATGATGGCAAGACCTTACTGATGTACATGGCCGCCGGTAAGAACCGGTATAACAATGACCTTTATTTTTCCAAATTGCTTCCGGATGGTACCTGGACAGAACCTAAGACCTTGGGAAAACACCTGAGTACGGATCAATACAATGAGCTGACCCCTTACCTCGCGGCAGATGGTGAGACCTTGTATTTTAGCAGCGACCGTCCTGGTGGATTGGGAGATAATGATATCTGGATGACCCGTCGATTGGATAAGAGCTGGCAAAAATGGAGTGACCCCGTAAACCTCGGTGCTCCGATCAATACGCCCGGATGGGATGCCTTCTTCACCCTGGATGCGGGAGGTGAGTATGCTTATCTCACCAGCAGTGATGCCAGCTATGGAGAAAGTGATATAGTGCGGGTAAAATTATTGGAGATCGAAAGACCAAAACCTGTTTTGCTTGTAAGCGGAAATGTATTCAACAAGAAAACCGGCGAACCGGTAAGTGCTTCACTTTTGTATGAGATATTGCCCGATGGTACAGAGGCCGGAAATGGATTGTCCAATCCGGATGATGGTGCCTTTCAGATCGTGTTGCCTTATGATAAAAACTACCTGATCCGCGCAACAGCCGATCATTTCTTTGCCCAGTCTGAGAACCTGAATCTGGATTCACTGGTGAAGGCCGGATACCGTGAGATACATAAAGACCTTTATCTGGTGCCCATTGAAGTGGGACAGGTTGTACGATTAAACAATGTCTTCTTTGATTTTGATAAATGGGATCTTCGTCCTGAATCCTTTCTTGAACTTGACCGGGTGGTACAGCTGTTAAAGGACAACCCGGCTATTGAGATCGAAATGAGTGCGCATACCGACAGCAAGGGGTCGGATGAGTACAATTTCAAACTTAGTGACAACCGTGCCCGATCAGTCATGGAATATATCCTGTCCAAGGGGATCGATTCAAAACGGATCACCTCCCACGGTTATGGGGAGTCGCAGCCGGTGGCCACCAATGAAACCGATGATGGCCGACAATTGAATAGAAGGGTGGAATTTAAGATCACCCGGAATTAG
- a CDS encoding acyl-CoA carboxylase subunit beta, whose translation MKSKVEILRDKLEEGKMGGGLKRIDAQHKKGKLTARERVDLLMDPGSFEEVGALVTHRTKDFGMEDQKFFGDGVITGYGTVNGKLVYVFAQDFTVFGGALSETHAEKICRIMDLAMKTGAPMVGLNDSGGARIQEGVRSLGGYADIFYRNVQSSGVIPQISAIMGPCAGGAVYSPAMTDFTIMVEGTSYMFVTGPNVVKTVTNEEVTSEELGGASTHSTKSGVTHLTAVNDVDCINQVKRMLSYMPQNCEDVVPKLPYTMKDETREVLESIVPESANQPYDIRSVIEGICDEETFFEVHKDYADNIVVGFARLAGRSVGIVANQPMSLAGVLDIESSKKGARFTRFCDCFNIPLLVLVDVPGFLPGTDQEWNGIITNGAKLLYALSEATVPRVTVITRKAYGGAYDVMNSKHIGADMNFAWPSAEIAVMGAKGASEIIFKAEIAAAEDPAKKLLEKEAEYANLFANPYTAAERGFIDEVIEPRETRKKLIKAFAMLENKVAKRPRKKHGNIPL comes from the coding sequence ATGAAATCAAAAGTTGAAATACTCCGCGATAAATTAGAAGAAGGTAAAATGGGTGGTGGCCTTAAACGGATCGACGCCCAGCATAAAAAAGGGAAACTGACGGCACGGGAACGTGTTGATCTCCTGATGGACCCCGGTTCCTTTGAAGAAGTAGGAGCGCTGGTAACACACCGGACCAAAGACTTTGGGATGGAAGACCAGAAATTTTTTGGTGACGGGGTGATCACCGGCTACGGTACGGTCAATGGAAAGTTAGTGTATGTATTTGCCCAGGATTTTACCGTCTTTGGTGGCGCCTTATCAGAAACCCATGCCGAAAAGATCTGTCGCATCATGGATCTGGCGATGAAAACCGGTGCCCCCATGGTTGGATTGAATGACTCGGGTGGTGCCCGTATACAGGAGGGTGTTCGCTCGCTGGGTGGCTATGCCGATATTTTTTACCGTAATGTTCAATCCTCAGGTGTCATACCCCAGATCTCCGCCATCATGGGGCCCTGCGCCGGTGGAGCCGTTTATTCTCCGGCGATGACCGATTTCACCATCATGGTGGAAGGAACCAGCTATATGTTTGTTACCGGCCCTAATGTGGTAAAAACAGTAACCAATGAAGAGGTAACATCCGAAGAACTGGGTGGCGCTTCCACACACTCTACCAAATCGGGGGTAACACACCTGACAGCCGTGAATGATGTGGATTGCATCAACCAGGTGAAAAGAATGTTGAGCTATATGCCTCAGAACTGTGAGGATGTGGTGCCCAAACTACCTTACACCATGAAGGATGAAACCCGCGAGGTGCTGGAATCCATCGTACCGGAAAGCGCGAATCAACCATACGATATCCGCTCCGTGATCGAAGGAATTTGTGATGAGGAAACCTTTTTTGAAGTACATAAAGATTATGCCGATAACATCGTTGTTGGCTTTGCCCGTCTGGCCGGACGTAGTGTAGGGATCGTGGCCAACCAGCCCATGTCACTCGCCGGCGTTTTGGATATTGAAAGTTCCAAAAAAGGCGCAAGGTTCACCCGTTTCTGTGACTGCTTTAATATTCCCTTACTGGTACTGGTGGATGTCCCCGGCTTTTTACCCGGAACCGATCAGGAATGGAATGGTATCATCACCAATGGGGCCAAATTATTGTATGCCCTGAGTGAAGCCACTGTTCCCCGTGTAACAGTTATTACCCGCAAAGCGTATGGAGGAGCTTATGATGTAATGAACTCCAAACACATTGGAGCAGATATGAACTTTGCCTGGCCCTCCGCTGAGATCGCAGTAATGGGTGCCAAAGGAGCAAGTGAGATCATCTTCAAGGCAGAGATCGCTGCTGCCGAAGATCCGGCTAAAAAATTATTGGAAAAAGAAGCCGAATATGCCAATCTCTTTGCCAATCCCTACACCGCAGCTGAACGGGGATTTATTGATGAGGTCATCGAACCCCGCGAAACCCGGAAAAAATTAATCAAGGCTTTTGCCATGCTGGAAAATAAAGTGGCAAAAAGACCAAGGAAAAAACACGGAAATATTCCGTTATAA
- the accC gene encoding acetyl-CoA carboxylase biotin carboxylase subunit, with protein MQKILVANRGEIALRIMRTIRRMGIKSVAVYSEADRHSPHVLYADEAVCLGPAPSNQSYLNGDKIIAFCKELGVDGIHPGYGFLSENAEFAQKVEDAGISFIGPGPDAMRIMGSKLAAKECVKKYDIPMVPGIDQAITDIKLAKEIGAKIGYPILIKASAGGGGKGMRIVEKESDLQEQMERAISEATSSFGDGSVFIEKYVTSPRHIEIQVLADKFGNVIHLFERECSIQRRHQKVVEESPSSILTPEIRQRMGEAAVMVARSCNYTSTGTVEFLMDDKLNFYFLEMNTRLQVEHPVTEMITGIDLVEEQIRIARGEKLRMTQDDLVINGHAIELRVYAEDPLNNFLPSIGTLTKYEKPTGDGVRVDDGYEEGMAIPIYYDPMIAKLATHGKDRTEAIQKMKQAIKDYKIEGLSTTMPFGTFVFEHQAFISGMFDTHFVKDYYTPEKIKDKQKENAGIAALAALYYWFDSQKVLNPVENKSTSWKRRLAH; from the coding sequence ATGCAAAAGATTTTGGTTGCTAACAGAGGAGAGATCGCCCTTCGGATCATGCGTACGATACGCCGGATGGGGATCAAATCCGTTGCAGTATATTCGGAAGCTGACCGTCATTCGCCTCATGTACTCTATGCAGATGAAGCGGTTTGTCTGGGGCCTGCACCCTCCAATCAATCCTATCTGAACGGAGATAAGATAATTGCCTTTTGTAAGGAACTGGGCGTGGATGGTATCCACCCGGGGTATGGGTTCCTGAGTGAGAATGCCGAATTTGCCCAAAAGGTGGAAGATGCCGGTATTTCATTTATCGGGCCGGGCCCGGATGCCATGCGTATCATGGGATCAAAACTGGCCGCCAAGGAATGTGTAAAAAAATACGATATACCGATGGTACCCGGGATTGACCAGGCCATCACCGATATCAAACTGGCCAAAGAAATTGGCGCCAAGATCGGTTATCCGATCCTGATCAAAGCCTCCGCCGGTGGTGGTGGTAAAGGCATGCGGATCGTAGAAAAGGAATCTGATCTGCAGGAACAAATGGAAAGAGCGATCAGTGAAGCCACTTCCTCCTTTGGTGACGGCTCTGTATTCATTGAAAAATATGTCACCTCCCCGCGACATATCGAGATTCAGGTACTCGCTGATAAATTTGGGAATGTGATCCACCTGTTTGAAAGGGAATGCAGCATCCAACGCCGCCACCAGAAAGTGGTGGAAGAATCCCCTTCATCGATCCTTACTCCTGAGATCCGCCAGCGGATGGGAGAAGCGGCCGTCATGGTGGCCCGTTCCTGTAATTACACCTCTACCGGAACAGTTGAATTCCTGATGGATGATAAACTGAATTTTTATTTTCTGGAAATGAATACCCGGCTTCAGGTGGAACACCCGGTTACAGAAATGATCACCGGTATCGATCTTGTAGAAGAACAGATCCGGATCGCCCGCGGAGAAAAATTGCGTATGACCCAGGATGACCTTGTCATCAATGGCCATGCCATCGAATTGCGGGTATATGCTGAAGACCCATTGAACAATTTCCTTCCGTCAATAGGCACTCTCACCAAATATGAAAAACCCACGGGTGATGGCGTACGGGTTGATGATGGGTATGAAGAAGGAATGGCCATTCCAATTTACTACGATCCCATGATCGCCAAACTGGCCACGCATGGTAAGGACAGGACTGAAGCCATCCAAAAAATGAAACAGGCCATCAAGGATTATAAGATCGAAGGCCTGTCCACCACAATGCCATTTGGAACTTTTGTATTTGAACACCAGGCTTTTATTTCCGGTATGTTTGATACGCATTTTGTAAAAGATTATTACACACCGGAAAAGATCAAGGATAAACAAAAAGAGAATGCAGGGATCGCCGCTTTGGCTGCCCTGTATTACTGGTTCGATAGCCAAAAGGTCCTTAATCCGGTGGAGAATAAATCCACAAGCTGGAAACGCCGGTTGGCACATTGA
- a CDS encoding acetyl-CoA carboxylase biotin carboxyl carrier protein subunit, which produces MPENNNKYKVKANDFVFLFEKSEVDQLDLVRKSEYEYHLIHGHRSATVIFHEADPRAKKMKLEVDGESFEIEIGDPLDQMLEKLGFNQVSSKHLKEIKAPMPGLVLAIAVTEGQEVNEGDKILILEAMKMENSLMIHASAKIKKILVKPGQAVEKNQVLVELE; this is translated from the coding sequence ATGCCTGAAAATAATAACAAGTACAAAGTCAAAGCGAATGATTTCGTTTTTCTCTTTGAAAAGAGCGAGGTTGATCAACTCGATCTGGTACGAAAATCTGAATATGAATACCATCTGATCCATGGTCATCGCTCCGCCACTGTAATCTTTCATGAGGCTGACCCGCGTGCCAAGAAAATGAAATTGGAAGTGGATGGCGAATCCTTTGAGATCGAGATAGGAGATCCGTTGGATCAAATGCTTGAGAAGCTGGGGTTCAACCAGGTCTCAAGTAAACACCTTAAGGAGATCAAAGCCCCGATGCCCGGATTGGTACTTGCCATTGCTGTTACAGAAGGGCAGGAGGTCAATGAAGGCGATAAGATTCTCATCCTCGAGGCCATGAAAATGGAGAACAGCCTCATGATCCATGCTTCAGCCAAGATCAAAAAGATTTTGGTGAAACCCGGACAGGCTGTAGAAAAGAACCAGGTACTGGTTGAACTGGAATAA
- a CDS encoding gliding motility-associated C-terminal domain-containing protein encodes MVWIISFTPLRGQDCPPNIDFESGDFTNWKCYTGHVAAIANENEISLIESGGPVSNRHTMYSSATNPGNDQYGGFPIMCPNGSGYSIRLGNDLGGTEAEGISYEFTIPANRNTYSLVYHYAVVFQDPFHLEYQQPRLELEIMNVTDNELIDCSSFTFFPNGSLLPGFFISPIRVDSVDVWCKDWSAVSINLNNQAGKTIRLFFKTADCTFRRHFGYAYIDVNSECSSEFVGAAYCPGDTLTRVTGPYGYQDYTWFNSNFSQQLGAGQTITLRPPPPVGTILALEVLPYNGYGCPDTFYARMVDTLNVQARAGPDLISCNGIPEQIGTIPVPGIVYQWTPVTGLSNPLISNPRAGPLGTTAYTLRASSQGGGCIDYDTVIVTASITDTALHVLGKEQYCEGSLDSAVLVVNPNTSILWYNGESPIPGGVTNRYRAMETGNFRARIINSDGCEAFTRTIPVVVEIPVPGIRYPDQFAVEELPQVLTARDLGGNSYLWQPPVFLQDATLRNPTFRGEGDITYTIDILSQAGCLTVDTQYVKTFKEVKFYVPTAFTPNNDGLNDYLRPTAAGIKEIRFFRIYNRWGQLVFDLASDPRGWDGRISGKDQSSQVVVWVAEGIGVDNQRYSGKGTALLIR; translated from the coding sequence ATGGTGTGGATTATTTCGTTTACCCCCCTGCGTGGTCAGGATTGTCCCCCTAATATTGATTTTGAATCAGGCGATTTTACCAATTGGAAGTGCTATACCGGTCATGTGGCAGCCATTGCCAATGAGAATGAGATCAGTTTAATCGAATCCGGAGGTCCGGTTTCCAATCGGCACACCATGTATTCATCGGCCACCAATCCTGGCAACGATCAATATGGAGGCTTTCCGATTATGTGCCCGAACGGAAGCGGTTATTCCATCCGGTTGGGAAATGACCTCGGAGGCACTGAGGCAGAGGGCATTTCGTATGAATTCACCATTCCGGCCAACCGAAATACCTATTCGTTGGTGTATCACTATGCGGTGGTTTTTCAGGATCCCTTTCACCTGGAATACCAGCAACCCCGTCTTGAACTTGAGATCATGAATGTGACGGACAATGAATTGATCGATTGCTCCTCCTTTACCTTTTTTCCTAACGGTTCCCTGCTTCCGGGTTTCTTTATCTCCCCCATCCGGGTAGATTCAGTGGATGTATGGTGTAAGGACTGGAGTGCCGTTTCCATAAACCTCAATAACCAGGCAGGTAAAACGATACGCTTATTCTTTAAAACAGCCGATTGTACTTTTCGTCGCCATTTCGGATATGCCTATATCGATGTGAATTCGGAATGCAGCAGTGAGTTTGTTGGCGCCGCTTATTGCCCGGGTGATACACTGACCCGTGTGACGGGTCCATACGGTTACCAGGACTACACCTGGTTCAACAGTAATTTTTCGCAGCAACTGGGAGCGGGACAAACCATTACCTTAAGACCACCACCTCCGGTTGGTACCATTTTAGCCCTCGAAGTATTGCCCTATAACGGATATGGATGCCCGGATACCTTTTATGCCCGGATGGTGGATACCCTGAATGTACAGGCACGAGCCGGGCCTGACCTTATTTCCTGTAACGGTATTCCGGAACAGATCGGCACCATTCCTGTACCCGGAATCGTTTACCAATGGACGCCGGTCACCGGTCTGTCAAACCCATTGATCTCCAATCCGCGTGCAGGTCCTCTGGGAACCACTGCCTACACGCTGCGGGCATCCAGCCAGGGAGGTGGCTGTATTGACTATGACACCGTTATTGTCACAGCTTCGATTACGGATACGGCGCTCCATGTTCTGGGCAAGGAACAATATTGCGAAGGTTCGCTGGATAGTGCCGTGTTAGTGGTCAATCCCAATACCAGTATTCTATGGTATAATGGAGAATCTCCGATTCCTGGCGGTGTTACTAACCGGTACAGAGCCATGGAAACAGGAAATTTCCGGGCCCGGATCATCAATAGTGATGGTTGTGAAGCATTCACCCGAACCATCCCCGTTGTGGTAGAGATTCCAGTTCCAGGTATCCGCTATCCCGATCAGTTTGCCGTGGAAGAACTTCCTCAGGTATTAACGGCCCGTGACCTGGGTGGCAACTCCTACCTGTGGCAACCCCCTGTCTTCCTGCAGGATGCCACTTTGAGGAATCCGACTTTCCGGGGTGAAGGAGATATCACCTATACGATTGATATACTTTCACAAGCGGGTTGTTTAACGGTAGATACTCAGTATGTCAAGACATTTAAGGAAGTAAAATTCTATGTTCCCACCGCCTTTACCCCCAACAATGACGGATTGAATGACTACCTTCGACCAACCGCAGCGGGGATCAAAGAAATTCGTTTCTTCCGGATCTACAACCGGTGGGGCCAACTGGTATTCGATCTGGCCAGTGATCCCAGAGGTTGGGATGGAAGGATTTCCGGTAAAGACCAATCCTCTCAGGTAGTGGTCTGGGTTGCAGAAGGAATTGGAGTGGATAACCAACGATATAGTGGCAAGGGCACGGCCCTGCTCATTCGTTGA
- a CDS encoding DUF1211 domain-containing protein produces the protein MIRQKLFTKPSGAFHERGIEIKRVEALSDAVFAFSVSLLVASLEVPQTFEELKLIISGALPFFATVSILFLFWYQQNVFFRHYGLNDRPTIVLNLVYLAIILFYLYPLKFLFSILLTSWTGLDLFPKATEHGLTVLSAHDFPQLIILFSIGYICLWLVVYAMHRRAMHVLLSPVLNEYEKVYTLKELRGALLNASIGGIALLFSLLKWELIAGLAYLAIPVVLAVNQWVFQKQLRKR, from the coding sequence ATGATCCGACAAAAGTTATTTACAAAACCATCAGGTGCTTTTCATGAGCGTGGAATAGAGATCAAACGCGTAGAAGCATTAAGTGATGCAGTATTCGCATTTTCTGTTTCCCTATTGGTAGCTTCGCTTGAAGTACCTCAAACTTTCGAGGAACTTAAACTTATCATAAGCGGGGCCCTCCCCTTTTTTGCTACAGTGTCCATTTTATTTCTCTTCTGGTACCAGCAGAATGTTTTCTTTCGCCATTATGGGCTGAATGACAGGCCGACCATTGTCCTCAACCTGGTCTACCTCGCCATCATTCTGTTTTATCTGTATCCATTAAAATTCCTGTTCTCGATCTTGCTTACATCCTGGACAGGTCTTGACCTTTTCCCCAAAGCAACAGAGCATGGATTAACAGTTCTTTCCGCGCATGATTTTCCCCAATTGATCATTTTATTCAGCATTGGATATATCTGTTTGTGGCTGGTTGTATATGCCATGCATCGAAGGGCTATGCATGTTTTGCTGTCACCCGTCTTAAATGAATATGAAAAGGTTTATACCCTCAAGGAATTACGGGGGGCATTATTGAATGCTTCCATCGGTGGTATTGCCTTATTATTTTCCCTATTAAAATGGGAACTGATAGCCGGACTGGCCTATCTGGCCATTCCGGTGGTCCTGGCAGTCAACCAATGGGTATTTCAAAAACAGCTGCGAAAAAGGTAA